In the Pedobacter cryoconitis genome, ATTTAGTGAAGTTAAATGACAGGTTCCTGCATAGCTGCAGTACGCACTTTTTTAAGCTCCCATGGAGAAATTTTCTTCTTCAGGACCATTTTTTCCTGAACCAATGGTTTCTTCCCTTTTTTCTTTTTGAATTTCTTACCGTACCATACTAAAAATCCGGTAATTGGCAGACTTGCAGAGATCAGGCTGGCTAAAAAGGCTATGATTTTGGTGGGAAGGCCCATCACCGAGCCCACGTGCAGGTCATAGTTCATTCTCCTGATTTTATCGGGAATACTCGCATCCTCGTATTTCCCCAGCAGCGGAGAGTTACCAGCAAATTGCTTCATCGTATACTGATCGAAAGCGTATCTGTCTGCTTTATAAAATGTACCTGCTTTTAAATAAACAATAAAGCCTATGGCATCAGAAGATTTTGCAGGAAGCGTAATAAACATACCTGCTGCCTGACTTGTCGTAGCCAGTTTACTGTAAATTTTATCAATATTTTTGGGCTGAAACACAGCATTTGTAGTTGTATCTGATAAAGGCCTTGGCTTTGCTTCTAAAGATTTTCCACCCGAAGTTACCCAGTATAAAGATTTGCTATACCATTTATAACTGTAGACAAGACCTGTTAATGAAATCAGCAGTAAGACCAGAAAGACATAAAACCCTGCAACTTTATGCAGATCATAGTTCACGCGTTTAAAGCTGCCACTCCATTTAATTTTAAAGCTTTGATCCTTGATTGATTTGATCCACTTTTTAGGCCACCACAAAACGATACCGGAAATTAGTAGGCACACAAAGATCAATACACCAACTCCGATTACCTTGGAACCTGTTTTTCCCATCCAGAGTGTACGGTGGCCGTTCAGAATAAACCGGAAGAAATCGACATTGCTCCTTTTGCTCTTGCGGTCAATGTGAATGATCTCGGCGGTGTAAGGATTCATATAAATAACCAGGCTTGTCCCTTTTTTACGGTTTAGAGAATTAACGGTAGCTGCTTCATTTTTCTGTCCGTAATTGATAGAAGTAGGTTTTAATTTGCCTAATTCTGGCTTTGCATGCGCGATTAGCTGGGTCGGTAACAGGAAAGATTTTTCCTGAGGTTGTACAAACTGCCATGGCTGATAGAGGCTTCTTATTTCTTTTTCAAAAACATAAATACATCCTGTAATACTTACAATAAATACAATCAGGCCTGAAGCAAGTCCCAGCCATAAATGTAACCATGCATTGATCTTTTTTAAAGTCATAACCGGAGCCTAATTGTA is a window encoding:
- a CDS encoding PepSY-associated TM helix domain-containing protein — encoded protein: MTLKKINAWLHLWLGLASGLIVFIVSITGCIYVFEKEIRSLYQPWQFVQPQEKSFLLPTQLIAHAKPELGKLKPTSINYGQKNEAATVNSLNRKKGTSLVIYMNPYTAEIIHIDRKSKRSNVDFFRFILNGHRTLWMGKTGSKVIGVGVLIFVCLLISGIVLWWPKKWIKSIKDQSFKIKWSGSFKRVNYDLHKVAGFYVFLVLLLISLTGLVYSYKWYSKSLYWVTSGGKSLEAKPRPLSDTTTNAVFQPKNIDKIYSKLATTSQAAGMFITLPAKSSDAIGFIVYLKAGTFYKADRYAFDQYTMKQFAGNSPLLGKYEDASIPDKIRRMNYDLHVGSVMGLPTKIIAFLASLISASLPITGFLVWYGKKFKKKKGKKPLVQEKMVLKKKISPWELKKVRTAAMQEPVI